The following coding sequences lie in one uncultured Flavobacterium sp. genomic window:
- a CDS encoding amidophosphoribosyltransferase: MSDALKHECGIALVRLLKPLEYYKEKYGTAFYGIQKMYLMMEKQHNRGQDGAGFASIKLDVEPGQRYISRVRSNHSQPIQDVFKQINERISEELKAQPEIGDDVQKIKSEIPYVGELFLGHVRYGTFGKNSIESVHPFLRQSNWMHRNLILAGNFNMTNVKELFENLVELGQHPKEMADTVTVMEKIGHFLDKEVMQLYQDCKQEGYSKREASPVIADRLDIAKILARSAKNLDGGYAMAGLLGHGDAFVFRDPAGIRPAYFYQDDEVVVVASERPVIQTVFNVPFESVQEIKPGNALIIKKSGKVSMDQILEPTIKKACSFERIYFSRGSDAEIYQERKNLGKLILPAVLESIDSDTDNTVFSYIPNTAETSFYGLVEAAQDFLNQRKNNYILANRNTLTAETLQELLAVKIRTEKVAIKDAKLRTFITEDSSRDDLVAHVYDVTYGVIKPTDNLVIIDDSIVRGTTLKMSIIKMMDRLKPKRIVIVSSAPQIRYPDCYGIDMAKLEGLVAFRAALALLKERNLYHIVDEVYAKCKAQENYIDTDVVNYVTAIYDQFTPEEISDKIAEMLSSPEINAEVKIIFQKVEDLHVACPKNLGDWYFTGDYPTPGGNRVVNRAFMNFYEGKDARAY; this comes from the coding sequence ATGAGCGACGCTTTAAAACACGAATGTGGTATAGCCTTAGTTAGACTTCTTAAACCGCTTGAATATTACAAAGAGAAATACGGAACTGCTTTTTACGGAATACAAAAAATGTATTTGATGATGGAAAAGCAGCACAACCGTGGACAAGATGGTGCCGGATTTGCAAGCATTAAACTAGATGTTGAGCCCGGACAACGTTATATCAGCAGAGTTCGTTCAAATCATTCTCAGCCAATACAAGATGTTTTTAAACAAATCAATGAGCGCATTAGTGAAGAATTAAAAGCACAGCCTGAAATTGGTGATGATGTTCAAAAAATAAAATCAGAAATTCCATATGTTGGCGAATTATTTTTAGGTCACGTTCGTTACGGAACTTTTGGTAAAAACAGTATCGAAAGCGTTCATCCATTTTTACGTCAAAGCAACTGGATGCATCGTAATCTAATTTTGGCCGGTAACTTTAACATGACAAATGTTAAAGAGCTTTTCGAAAATTTAGTTGAGCTTGGACAGCATCCAAAAGAAATGGCAGATACGGTTACGGTTATGGAAAAAATTGGTCATTTCTTAGACAAAGAAGTAATGCAACTTTATCAAGACTGTAAACAAGAAGGTTACTCTAAAAGAGAAGCTTCTCCGGTAATTGCAGATCGATTGGATATTGCAAAAATATTAGCACGCTCTGCAAAAAATCTTGATGGTGGTTACGCAATGGCCGGATTATTAGGTCATGGTGATGCATTTGTTTTTAGAGATCCTGCAGGAATTCGCCCAGCTTATTTTTATCAAGATGACGAAGTTGTAGTTGTAGCTTCTGAAAGACCTGTTATTCAAACAGTATTCAATGTACCTTTTGAAAGTGTTCAGGAAATTAAACCTGGAAATGCTTTGATTATCAAAAAAAGCGGAAAGGTTTCTATGGATCAAATTTTAGAACCAACCATTAAAAAAGCATGTTCTTTTGAAAGAATTTATTTCTCAAGAGGAAGTGATGCTGAAATCTACCAAGAACGTAAAAACTTAGGGAAACTAATTTTACCTGCTGTTCTTGAATCAATTGACAGCGATACAGATAACACTGTTTTCTCTTATATTCCGAACACTGCTGAAACTTCATTTTATGGTTTAGTCGAAGCGGCTCAGGATTTCTTAAATCAGAGAAAAAACAATTATATTCTAGCTAATAGAAATACGCTAACAGCTGAAACTTTACAAGAATTATTGGCTGTAAAAATTCGTACGGAAAAAGTAGCTATTAAAGATGCTAAACTTAGAACCTTTATTACTGAGGACAGCAGCCGTGACGATTTAGTTGCTCACGTTTACGATGTAACTTACGGAGTAATTAAACCAACTGATAATCTGGTTATTATTGACGACAGTATTGTTCGTGGTACAACTCTTAAAATGAGTATCATTAAAATGATGGATCGTTTAAAACCTAAACGTATCGTAATCGTTTCATCGGCTCCACAAATTCGTTACCCGGATTGTTACGGAATTGATATGGCTAAGCTTGAAGGTCTTGTTGCTTTTAGAGCAGCATTAGCTTTATTGAAAGAAAGAAACTTGTACCATATAGTAGACGAAGTTTATGCAAAATGTAAAGCACAAGAAAACTATATTGATACAGATGTTGTGAATTATGTTACTGCAATTTATGACCAGTTTACTCCTGAGGAAATTTCAGATAAAATTGCCGAAATGTTGAGTTCTCCTGAAATCAACGCTGAAGTAAAAATCATTTTCCAAAAAGTAGAAGATTTACATGTAGCATGTCCTAAAAACTTAGGTGATTGGTACTTTACAGGTGACTATCCAACTCCTGGTGGAAATCGTGTTGTAAACAGAGCTTTTATGAATTTTTACGAAGGAAAAGACGCCAGAGCTTATTAA
- a CDS encoding PfkB family carbohydrate kinase translates to MNKLLIVGTVAFDAIETPFGKTDKILGGAATYIGLSASFFNLQSAIVSVVGDDFPQEHLDLLTSKNIDISGIEIVKGGKTFFWSGLYHNDLNSRDTLVTELNVLADFQPKVPQNYKDADVVMLGNLHPLVQSSVLDQMEKKPKLVVLDTMNFWMDCALPELLDVIKRVDVITINDEEARQLSGEYSLVKAANKIQELGPKYVVIKKGEHGALLFHNREVFFAPALPLEDVFDPTGAGDTFAGGFSGFIAQSENISFNNMKNAIIYGSNLASFCVEKFGTERMETLSKAEVAIRLQQFKSLTQFDIEI, encoded by the coding sequence ATGAATAAATTATTGATTGTTGGAACAGTTGCTTTCGACGCGATTGAAACTCCATTCGGAAAAACAGATAAAATATTAGGTGGTGCTGCAACGTACATTGGTTTATCAGCATCGTTTTTTAACTTACAATCGGCCATTGTTTCTGTAGTTGGCGACGATTTTCCACAAGAACATTTAGATCTTTTAACTTCAAAAAATATTGATATCTCTGGTATCGAAATTGTAAAAGGAGGAAAAACCTTTTTCTGGAGCGGTTTATACCACAATGATCTAAACTCTAGAGACACTCTTGTAACTGAACTAAACGTTTTGGCTGATTTTCAACCAAAAGTTCCTCAAAACTATAAAGATGCTGATGTTGTGATGTTAGGAAACTTACATCCTTTAGTACAAAGCAGTGTTTTAGATCAAATGGAGAAAAAACCAAAATTAGTAGTTTTAGATACTATGAACTTTTGGATGGATTGCGCTTTACCTGAATTATTAGATGTAATTAAACGTGTAGACGTTATTACAATCAATGACGAAGAAGCAAGACAACTTTCAGGAGAATATTCATTAGTAAAAGCAGCTAACAAAATCCAGGAATTGGGACCAAAATATGTGGTGATCAAAAAAGGAGAACACGGAGCGCTTTTATTCCATAATAGAGAAGTATTCTTTGCTCCGGCATTACCATTAGAAGATGTTTTTGATCCAACAGGAGCTGGAGACACTTTTGCAGGTGGTTTTTCTGGATTTATTGCGCAAAGCGAAAACATCTCGTTTAACAATATGAAAAATGCAATTATTTACGGTTCGAATTTAGCTTCATTTTGTGTGGAGAAATTTGGAACTGAAAGGATGGAAACATTAAGCAAAGCTGAAGTAGCGATTCGACTACAACAATTTAAGTCGTTAACTCAGTTTGACATAGAAATATAA
- a CDS encoding sigma-70 family RNA polymerase sigma factor gives MSTLNDQHYIDKILHGETNAFAILVDRYKDMIFTLALKMVKNREEAEEVAQDTFIKIFNSLNKFKGDSKFSTWIYKIAYNACLDRLKKSKKENLNISIDDFSSHLIKTMDNALSALEEKERKQTIQKCLNLLPSDENFLLTLFYFEDQNLEEIGKIMNISANNAKVKLFRSRQKLAVILRQQLEPEIIDCYERER, from the coding sequence ATGAGCACACTAAATGATCAACATTATATCGATAAAATCCTGCATGGCGAGACAAATGCTTTTGCCATACTTGTTGATCGTTATAAAGATATGATCTTTACTTTGGCGCTCAAAATGGTAAAAAACCGAGAAGAAGCTGAAGAAGTTGCACAAGATACGTTTATCAAAATTTTTAATTCACTGAATAAATTTAAAGGTGATTCTAAATTTTCGACCTGGATTTATAAGATTGCTTATAATGCCTGTCTAGACAGATTAAAGAAAAGTAAAAAAGAGAATTTAAATATCTCTATAGATGATTTTTCTTCTCATTTAATCAAAACAATGGACAATGCACTAAGCGCTTTAGAAGAAAAAGAACGGAAGCAGACCATTCAAAAATGTTTAAACCTATTGCCAAGTGATGAAAATTTCCTTTTAACTTTATTTTATTTTGAGGATCAAAATTTAGAAGAAATTGGAAAAATCATGAACATATCGGCAAACAATGCAAAAGTGAAATTATTTAGAAGCCGACAAAAATTAGCTGTAATTTTGAGACAGCAGTTAGAACCCGAAATAATAGATTGTTATGAAAGAGAACGATAA
- a CDS encoding DUF6249 domain-containing protein has translation MDEKILIPISLFLMIFGIVYLIFSTRNRERLALIEKGVDASIFLQGKGKGVPAWKIFVVNLAFLLIGSGVGIFLALLITTYTSLKDGAVYPSIIFIMAGIGLLTGFKTAKDLDKE, from the coding sequence ATGGACGAAAAAATTTTAATTCCAATTAGCCTTTTCTTAATGATCTTCGGGATCGTTTATTTAATTTTTTCAACAAGAAATAGAGAGCGTTTGGCACTTATAGAAAAAGGAGTAGATGCGAGTATCTTTTTGCAAGGAAAAGGAAAAGGAGTTCCTGCTTGGAAAATTTTTGTAGTAAATCTGGCATTCTTATTAATAGGGAGCGGTGTTGGAATTTTTCTTGCTTTGCTTATTACCACTTACACTTCTCTTAAAGACGGAGCGGTTTACCCTTCAATTATTTTTATAATGGCAGGAATTGGACTTCTGACAGGATTTAAAACAGCAAAAGATTTAGATAAAGAATAA
- the rnhA gene encoding ribonuclease HI: MTHEVHIYTDGAAKGNPGNGGYGVVMELVGTPHKKEFYEGFRLTTNNRMELLAVIVGLEKLKKPNMKVLVVSDSKYVVDSVEKKWVLGWEKKKFAGRKNPDLWKRFLIAYRKHQVDFKWIKGHNNHPQNERCDDLAVMASMQKNLSVDVYYETIGSKE, from the coding sequence ATGACTCACGAAGTACACATATATACTGATGGCGCTGCAAAAGGAAATCCCGGAAATGGTGGTTATGGCGTTGTGATGGAATTAGTAGGAACTCCGCATAAAAAAGAATTCTATGAAGGTTTCCGTTTAACTACTAATAATAGAATGGAACTTCTGGCTGTAATTGTTGGTCTTGAAAAGCTAAAAAAACCAAATATGAAGGTTTTGGTTGTTTCAGATTCTAAATATGTAGTAGATTCTGTCGAAAAGAAATGGGTTTTAGGCTGGGAGAAAAAAAAGTTTGCCGGCAGAAAAAACCCCGATTTATGGAAACGCTTTTTAATTGCTTACAGAAAACACCAAGTCGATTTTAAATGGATTAAAGGCCACAACAATCATCCGCAAAATGAACGCTGCGATGATTTGGCCGTTATGGCATCTATGCAAAAGAATCTTTCTGTCGATGTTTATTACGAAACCATCGGATCAAAAGAATAA
- the purN gene encoding phosphoribosylglycinamide formyltransferase → MKKIIVFASGSGTNAENIIKHFAKTKIANVVSVFTNNASAKVIERAKNHQIPVEIFSKTELLERNVLQKIQEIDPDLIVLAGFLLKFPENIIENYPNKIINIHPALLPNYGGKGMYGMHIHRAIVENKEKETGISIHFVNENYDEGGIIFQKSVALTEEDTPETVAEKIHELEQKYFPEIISRLLEE, encoded by the coding sequence ATGAAAAAAATTATTGTTTTTGCCTCAGGATCAGGAACTAACGCCGAAAATATCATAAAACATTTTGCGAAGACCAAAATCGCAAACGTCGTTTCGGTTTTTACCAATAATGCTTCGGCAAAAGTTATCGAAAGAGCAAAAAATCATCAAATTCCAGTTGAAATTTTCTCAAAAACCGAACTTTTAGAACGAAATGTATTACAAAAAATACAAGAAATCGACCCGGATCTGATAGTTCTTGCAGGTTTTCTGTTGAAATTTCCGGAAAATATAATCGAGAATTATCCTAATAAAATAATCAATATCCATCCGGCACTTTTACCTAATTACGGAGGAAAAGGAATGTATGGAATGCACATACACAGAGCTATAGTAGAGAACAAAGAAAAAGAAACCGGGATCTCTATTCATTTTGTAAATGAAAATTATGACGAAGGTGGCATCATTTTTCAGAAAAGTGTAGCTCTAACAGAAGAAGACACCCCGGAAACAGTAGCTGAAAAGATTCACGAATTAGAACAAAAGTATTTTCCGGAAATCATTTCGAGACTTCTAGAAGAATAG
- a CDS encoding acyl carrier protein, which translates to MSDIASRVKAIIVDKLGVDENEVVTEASFTNDLGADSLDTVELIMEFEKEFDIQIPDDQAENIATVGQAISYIEEAKK; encoded by the coding sequence ATGTCAGACATTGCATCAAGAGTAAAAGCGATTATCGTAGACAAATTAGGTGTTGACGAAAACGAAGTTGTAACAGAAGCAAGCTTCACTAATGATTTGGGAGCTGACTCATTAGACACTGTTGAGCTTATTATGGAATTCGAAAAAGAATTTGATATTCAAATTCCAGACGATCAAGCAGAAAACATTGCTACTGTTGGTCAAGCTATTTCTTATATCGAGGAAGCTAAAAAATAA
- the fabF gene encoding beta-ketoacyl-ACP synthase II — protein MALRRVVVTGLGALTPIGNNIQEYWNALVNGVSGAAPITYYDTEKHKTKFACEVKNFNIEDFMDRKESRRLDKFAQYAVAASDEAIKDAGLTDDNIDKTRVGVIWGAGIGGLETFQEEVIYYAKGDGTPKFNPFFIPKMIADIAPAHISMRNGYMGPNYTTVSACASSANALIDAFNYIRLGMCDVIVSGGSEAAITIAGMGGFNSMHALSTRNESPETASRPFDATRDGFVLGEGAGALVLEDYEHAKARGAKIYCEIGGGGMSSDAYHLTAPHPEGIGVIAVMKNTLRDAGMNPEDVDHINTHGTSTPLGDVAELKAISAVFGEHAKNININSTKSMTGHLLGAAGAIEAIASILAMQHSIVPPTINHTVVDENIDPSLNLTLNKPQNREVNVAMSNTFGFGGHNACVLFKKLVD, from the coding sequence ATGGCATTAAGGCGAGTTGTTGTAACAGGATTAGGTGCTCTTACTCCTATTGGGAATAATATCCAGGAATACTGGAATGCACTTGTGAATGGGGTTAGCGGAGCCGCTCCTATCACATACTATGATACAGAGAAGCATAAAACTAAGTTTGCCTGTGAAGTAAAAAACTTCAATATTGAAGATTTTATGGATCGTAAAGAATCCAGAAGATTAGATAAATTTGCTCAATATGCTGTTGCTGCCAGTGATGAAGCTATAAAAGATGCCGGACTTACTGATGACAATATCGATAAAACAAGAGTTGGTGTTATCTGGGGAGCAGGAATTGGAGGTTTAGAAACTTTTCAGGAAGAGGTAATTTATTACGCTAAAGGAGACGGAACACCAAAATTCAATCCGTTTTTTATCCCTAAAATGATTGCCGATATTGCGCCAGCACACATTTCGATGCGTAATGGTTATATGGGACCAAATTATACTACTGTTTCTGCATGTGCATCTTCTGCAAATGCTTTAATCGATGCTTTTAACTACATTCGTTTAGGAATGTGTGATGTTATTGTATCAGGTGGTTCAGAAGCTGCGATTACCATTGCTGGTATGGGAGGTTTTAACTCTATGCACGCTTTATCTACAAGAAATGAAAGTCCTGAAACTGCTTCAAGACCTTTTGATGCAACCAGAGATGGTTTTGTGTTAGGAGAAGGAGCGGGAGCTTTGGTTCTTGAAGATTACGAACATGCAAAAGCCAGAGGCGCAAAAATTTACTGTGAAATTGGTGGAGGCGGAATGTCATCTGATGCTTACCATTTAACAGCTCCACATCCGGAAGGAATTGGTGTTATTGCAGTAATGAAAAATACATTGAGAGATGCAGGAATGAATCCTGAAGATGTTGATCATATCAATACACACGGAACTTCTACTCCGTTAGGAGATGTTGCCGAATTAAAAGCAATTAGTGCTGTTTTTGGTGAACATGCAAAAAATATCAATATCAACTCTACAAAATCAATGACAGGACACTTGCTTGGTGCTGCCGGAGCTATTGAAGCAATTGCTTCTATTTTAGCAATGCAACACAGTATTGTTCCTCCAACTATTAATCATACAGTAGTTGATGAAAACATTGATCCATCATTGAATCTTACGCTAAATAAGCCTCAAAATAGAGAAGTAAATGTTGCTATGAGTAACACTTTTGGTTTTGGTGGACACAATGCTTGCGTATTGTTTAAAAAATTAGTTGACTAA
- the rnc gene encoding ribonuclease III, with the protein MNFIKKIFSKSRSLEDGIFFDTIQKILGFQPATIDFYKKAFTHRSSNKLDEAGHPINYERLEFLGDAMLSAVIAAHLFNKAPNGDEGYLTKMRSKIVSREHLNELGKDLNLVRFVESKVPIQHFGENIHGNIFESLIGAIYLDRGYSFCEKFIQKRVITPYVDIARLEGKVISYKSLVIEWCQKEKRIFHYDIFEDNGIDGQRLFGVKLSIDDKVIARARATSKKKAEEKASQRAYFAFQEKIDKK; encoded by the coding sequence ATGAATTTTATCAAAAAAATATTTTCTAAATCCCGTTCTCTAGAAGACGGGATTTTTTTTGACACTATTCAGAAAATACTTGGTTTTCAACCTGCTACAATCGATTTTTATAAGAAAGCTTTTACGCATAGATCTTCAAATAAATTAGACGAAGCAGGACATCCAATAAATTATGAGCGATTAGAGTTTTTAGGAGACGCTATGTTAAGTGCAGTAATTGCAGCACATTTATTTAATAAAGCACCAAATGGCGACGAAGGTTATTTGACCAAAATGAGATCAAAGATTGTGAGTCGCGAACATTTGAATGAATTAGGTAAAGACTTAAATCTGGTTCGTTTTGTTGAAAGCAAAGTGCCAATTCAGCATTTTGGAGAAAATATTCATGGTAATATTTTTGAATCACTTATAGGTGCAATTTATTTAGACCGAGGATACTCCTTTTGTGAAAAGTTTATTCAAAAAAGAGTTATTACACCTTATGTTGATATTGCACGACTAGAAGGGAAAGTAATTAGTTATAAAAGCTTAGTTATCGAATGGTGTCAGAAAGAGAAGAGAATCTTTCATTACGACATTTTTGAAGATAATGGCATTGATGGTCAGCGCTTATTTGGTGTTAAATTAAGTATAGACGACAAAGTAATCGCAAGAGCACGAGCAACTTCAAAAAAGAAAGCAGAAGAAAAAGCATCACAAAGAGCTTATTTTGCATTTCAGGAAAAAATAGATAAGAAATAA
- a CDS encoding IPExxxVDY family protein, whose amino-acid sequence MAIHRLDLDEFDEIDYYLMAIHTSLEDYRLAYFINKNLPINLSKSKNEIHAQTKEGEANFSRFYYYDSEKAISWNLIQNKNEIISVSKNDFQDLFSNETSEVSTTIHLLPEFKKVDFFLKIENSEETIDFSEIQQQLNTIDSIAAIYAVDTNKIKSKNNLIF is encoded by the coding sequence ATGGCTATTCATAGATTGGATTTAGACGAATTTGACGAAATTGATTATTATTTAATGGCAATTCATACTTCATTAGAAGATTATAGATTGGCCTATTTTATCAATAAAAACCTTCCGATAAACTTAAGTAAGAGCAAAAACGAGATCCATGCTCAAACTAAAGAAGGCGAGGCAAATTTTTCGAGATTTTATTATTATGATTCCGAAAAGGCAATTTCATGGAATTTAATTCAGAATAAAAATGAAATCATTTCTGTGAGTAAGAATGATTTTCAAGATTTGTTTTCTAATGAAACAAGTGAGGTTTCGACAACAATTCATTTACTTCCTGAATTCAAAAAAGTAGATTTTTTCCTGAAAATAGAAAATAGTGAAGAGACTATTGATTTTTCAGAAATTCAACAACAATTAAATACCATAGACAGTATCGCAGCAATTTATGCTGTAGATACCAACAAAATAAAATCAAAAAACAATCTAATTTTTTAA
- the pyk gene encoding pyruvate kinase: MLTNKKTKIVATLGPACSTREIIKDMIDAGVNVFRVNFSHADYEGVKDKINIIRDLNEEFGYTTAILGDLQGPKLRVGVMEEGTVVHDGDTITFTTAEDIIGTAQRVFMKYQNFPNDVNPGERILLDDGKLIFEIVSTDKKTEVVAKVIQGGELKSKKGVNLPNTKISLPALTEKDIADAIFAIEQKVDWIALSFVKTPRDLQDLQELIAKHSEYKIPIVAKIEMPEALENIDKIVAYCDALMVARGDLGVELPAHEVPLVQKDLIRRAKTARIPVIVATQMMETMITSLTPTRAEVNDVANSVMDGADAVMLSGETATGNYPVQVIQKMTQICEAVEDSELIHVPQNTPQIKTKRFITKTVCHQAALLANEIKAKAICTLTNSGYTAFQISAWRPSAHILVFTSNKRILTQLNLLWGVKSYFYDKDESTDDTVTDVNEIAKEKGYVEKGDYLINLAAMPIKDKGMVNTMRVSEIE, from the coding sequence ATGTTAACAAACAAGAAAACCAAAATTGTTGCTACACTTGGGCCTGCATGTAGTACGAGAGAGATTATCAAGGATATGATCGATGCAGGTGTTAATGTGTTTAGAGTCAATTTTTCGCATGCTGATTACGAAGGTGTAAAGGATAAAATTAATATTATTAGAGATCTAAACGAAGAGTTTGGTTATACAACAGCAATCCTTGGAGATTTGCAAGGACCAAAACTTAGAGTTGGTGTAATGGAAGAAGGAACAGTAGTGCACGATGGTGATACTATCACGTTTACAACTGCTGAAGATATTATAGGAACAGCTCAAAGAGTGTTCATGAAATACCAAAATTTTCCAAATGATGTTAATCCGGGAGAGCGTATTTTACTTGATGATGGTAAACTGATTTTCGAAATTGTTTCTACAGATAAAAAAACAGAAGTTGTTGCTAAAGTAATTCAAGGTGGAGAATTAAAATCTAAAAAAGGAGTTAATCTTCCAAACACTAAAATTTCTTTACCGGCTTTAACTGAAAAAGATATTGCAGATGCCATTTTTGCAATTGAGCAAAAAGTAGACTGGATTGCACTTTCATTCGTGAAAACACCTCGTGATTTACAAGATCTACAAGAATTGATTGCTAAGCATTCAGAATATAAAATTCCTATTGTTGCTAAAATTGAAATGCCGGAAGCTCTTGAGAACATAGATAAAATTGTAGCATATTGCGACGCCTTAATGGTTGCTCGTGGAGATTTAGGAGTTGAACTTCCTGCTCACGAAGTACCATTGGTACAAAAAGATTTGATCCGTAGAGCAAAAACGGCTAGAATTCCGGTTATCGTTGCAACACAAATGATGGAAACAATGATTACAAGTTTAACTCCAACCAGAGCTGAAGTAAATGACGTTGCAAACTCTGTAATGGATGGTGCTGATGCTGTAATGTTGTCTGGAGAAACTGCTACAGGAAATTATCCGGTACAAGTAATTCAAAAAATGACTCAGATTTGTGAGGCTGTTGAGGATTCAGAATTAATTCATGTTCCACAAAATACACCGCAAATTAAAACAAAACGTTTTATTACTAAAACAGTTTGTCATCAGGCAGCTTTATTGGCAAATGAAATTAAAGCTAAAGCAATTTGTACATTGACAAATAGTGGTTATACAGCTTTTCAAATTTCTGCCTGGAGACCATCTGCACATATTTTGGTATTTACTTCAAACAAAAGAATCTTAACACAATTGAATTTATTATGGGGAGTAAAATCATACTTCTATGATAAAGACGAAAGTACAGATGATACTGTAACTGATGTTAACGAAATTGCAAAAGAAAAAGGATATGTTGAAAAAGGTGATTATTTGATTAACCTTGCAGCTATGCCAATTAAAGATAAAGGAATGGTAAATACCATGAGAGTTTCTGAAATAGAATAG
- a CDS encoding HAD family hydrolase: MSKKIYTILLFLFLLVSCKKSDTITTINSKNSTETVAASGDPLPSWNDGTLKRDIIAYVTKVIKEGSSDFIPIENRIATFDNDGTLWAEKPYVQELFAFERVKKMVEANPALAKKQPFKAVIEKDKTFFEKGGDKALIELVAATHTGMTEDEFETAAKDFFAEAKYPGKNVPIKQIRYQPQLELLNYLRANGFKTFIVTGGTIELVRAISLDFYGIPKEQVVGTSFKYKFDDAKNAVLREPALDLLNDKEGKPVGIQLHIGQRPVFACGNEGGAGDLAMLRYSQGNKYPSFQLIVNHNDSIREYSYQEKDNLSLNTAAKYKYHVVSIKDDWKKVFAGK; this comes from the coding sequence ATGTCTAAGAAAATATATACAATACTCTTGTTTTTATTTTTACTGGTTTCTTGTAAAAAGTCTGATACTATCACAACTATTAATTCTAAAAATAGTACCGAAACAGTTGCTGCCAGTGGCGATCCTTTACCAAGCTGGAATGACGGAACTTTAAAAAGAGATATTATCGCTTATGTTACAAAAGTTATTAAGGAAGGAAGTTCAGATTTTATTCCGATAGAAAACAGAATTGCAACTTTTGATAATGACGGAACACTTTGGGCTGAAAAACCGTATGTTCAGGAGTTATTTGCTTTTGAGAGAGTAAAAAAGATGGTAGAAGCGAATCCTGCTTTAGCAAAAAAACAACCTTTTAAAGCAGTAATAGAAAAAGACAAAACTTTTTTTGAAAAAGGTGGAGATAAAGCCCTTATCGAATTAGTTGCTGCAACTCACACAGGTATGACTGAAGATGAGTTTGAAACAGCGGCCAAAGATTTTTTTGCCGAGGCTAAATATCCGGGAAAAAACGTTCCTATAAAACAAATCAGATATCAGCCACAATTAGAGTTATTGAATTATTTACGTGCAAACGGATTCAAAACTTTTATTGTAACTGGTGGAACAATTGAGTTGGTTCGTGCTATATCTCTTGATTTTTATGGAATTCCTAAAGAGCAAGTAGTAGGAACTTCTTTCAAATATAAATTTGATGATGCTAAAAATGCGGTACTAAGAGAACCTGCTTTAGATCTTTTAAATGATAAAGAAGGAAAGCCTGTTGGGATACAACTGCATATTGGCCAAAGACCTGTTTTTGCTTGTGGAAATGAAGGCGGTGCCGGCGATCTTGCCATGTTGAGATATTCTCAAGGAAATAAATACCCTTCTTTTCAATTGATTGTAAATCATAACGATTCGATCAGAGAATACAGCTATCAGGAAAAAGATAATCTTTCTCTAAATACTGCGGCAAAATACAAATATCATGTAGTGAGCATTAAAGACGATTGGAAAAAAGTCTTTGCAGGTAAATAA